The Verrucomicrobiia bacterium DNA window CTTGATTTGCGCATTGGCGTGCAGTTCGGCGATATTCACGCCTTGCTCCGCGCCGACCACCTCGTGCTGGATGTCCGCCAGCGAGGTCTGGCGCACCAGTTGCTGGCGCTGTTTTTGCGCCGCTTCCTGGACCTCATAGGTCTTCTTCTGTTCTTCGGCGATCTTCCGGTCCGTCTGCGTCTGCATTAGTTGTGCCGGCGGATTGATATCGCCAATCAGCGTGTCAATGGCCTGCACGTCATAGGCAGCCACAGCTTCCCGGATGTGTTCCGCGGCTTCCATCTGCCGCTGGCTGCGCGCGCTCAGGAAGTCGAGCACCGTGTAATCCTGCGCCGAGTTGCGGAAATAATTTCCTACAATCGGTTGCAGGACGTGATCAACCAGGTTCTGCATCG harbors:
- a CDS encoding SPFH domain-containing protein; protein product: MQNLVDHVLQPIVGNYFRNSAQDYTVLDFLSARSQRQMEAAEHIREAVAAYDVQAIDTLIGDINPPAQLMQTQTDRKIAEEQKKTYEVQEAAQKQRQQLVRQTSLADIQHEVVGAEQGVNIAELHANAQIKQATGEAESVRLRAHGDAEAIRATGTAKAEAYRAGVDALGSQGYTVMQLMQIVGDRNVRIVPDVAVSGSNANPGVVDGLLGLMLKNQTNGHAPAKQA